GTGTCCCTCGCTTTGTGGGACGTCAAAACCAACCGGGCCAAAGGCAAGTCCGAGGAGGCCCGTACACTCAATCAGGAGCTTGACAATATCAAGGCGCAAATCACCAGGCACTACCAGTACATCTGCGACCACGACAGTTTTGTTACAGCCAAGAAAGTCTATAACCGCTATGTCGGCTTCTCAGAGGAATGCCACACCCTTATGAACCTTTTCAGGGAACAGCTGGAACCGTATAAAAAGAAAATCGGCATAGAGAAAGCCGAAAGCACCTACTGCGGTCTGGTTGCCGATTACAAGAGTCTCCTGCTTTTCATGAAAAGCAAGAAGAATGCAGAGGATATTGTCATCGAAGAACTTGAGAAATCATTCATCGAGGATTACTACAACTGGATGCTCGGTACATGCGCTTTGGCAAACTCCACTGTCTTCGGGCGTGTCAATACCTTGAAGTGGCTGATGTATATCGCGCAGGAAAAAGGCTGGATACGGGTTCATCCGTTCGCATCATTCGAGTGTATGCCCGAATACAAGAGGCGTTCTTTCCTTTCCGAAGAGGAACTGCAAAGGATAATCCATATAGAACCGAGATACAAACGCCAGCGTGCCATGCGCGACATGTTCCTGTTCATGTGCTTCACCGGTCTTTCCTATGTGGACTTGAAAGCCATAACATACGATAATATCCATACCGACTCCGACGGCGGTACATGGCTGATGGGCAACCGTATAAAAACGGGAGTGGCGTATGTCGTAAAATTATTGCCCATTGCTATCGAACTGATTGAAAAATATAGGGGTACGGATGAAAAGAAAGACTCCCCGAATGTGTCTTTCCGGTAGGTGAATACAATGCCATGCGGCTCAGTCTTGGAATCATAGGCAGGAAATGCAACTCCGGGGCGAGGTCACCCCGCACATCGGACGCCACGCATTTGCCGTTCTGGCCATACTCAAGGGGATGCTGCTGGAAACTCTTCAGAAAGTGTTTGGGCATAAGTCCATCACATACGTCCTGCGCATCCATTCACTTGTCCGGCGCAGGCGGGGCAATCTTTTTCTGGAAGTCGCCCATCTGTACGACCAGCGTGCTGACCAGCTTTCTCAACTCCTAATACGCGCTTGTTTCAATAATTGTCAGTTCCATACTAAAATTCTTTTTAAGATTCTGAATATGCGACAAAGTAACGCACATCCTATATCCTTTCCAAACAGATAATATCAGAGTCTTCCGTTGGCGTGCATTGGCGTATCCAACGTTAAAAGAGAAGGTCCTTCACCTGCATCCATGCGGCAACGGAACTTCCATTCCCTTACTTGTTTTCCATAAATTTATAGGATTAATTTCTGGTGCATGATATTAATAGTCATTATTCTGTCTGCTTTTTTTGCTTGCATAATTGCAGCTAACAGTTATCTATTCCAGAACGCATTGTTATGGAAAATGGCAAGCTGTTTTGTTGGTTTATGGATATTGTGTATGATAATTACCGTCTTCGTTTGTCGTAAACTTGAATGCTCTAATTAAAACAGTACGGTTGTCATGCTTTGTGTGTTTTATTATAAATATTATGAATTATTTGGAATTGATATGTAATATAGATAATTTTGCAGTCGGGAAATGGTTTCGGGAGGTTTACGCCTTCCGAATGAAAAGGGAACCCGGTGAAAATCCGGGACAGTACCCGCTGCTGTGAGTCCACAAAAACGGACATCGAACTTTTGCCACTGGTGTAATACCGGGAAGGCACGATGACCGGGACGAGTCAGAAGACCTGCCATGACCGGAATGAGATTTACACCTGCGGGATATACGGGTCGTAATCAAATAAGGAATAGCTCATCGGCCATTCAATATTTGAAGACAGACATATTCCCGTTCGTGTAAGTCCGCACGAACGGGAATTTTTTGTGTTTGTTAATAATATGTTTTACATTAAAATGAGTGACCTATGAAAAGAAAATTACGCTTTCTGGCAGGTGCCTGTCTATTTACCGCAACCGCCTTGTTCTCTGGCTGTAGCTCGGACGATGACTTTTTGATGGACCCGGTTGATTCCGGAACTTCGCAAACCCGTGCTGTGACAAATTCGGACGGTACTTTAACTATCACTTTCGATGATTTCGATCCCGGCATGTTAGCAGGACCTACCTCGGCCGGAGAAAATCTTTATTCGTACCAAGGGTATCCTCAAGTAACCACCATTTACGACAATACTCCGGAAGAATATCTCTTCCTTTCAATGTTTAATACTGTAGGTGGAAGCACAGAGTATTCCAGCGGCGGCATCGCACTTTCCAACTGGAACATCCGCTCCAATCAGTCGGGAAATACCGGAGACTGGTGGTATTCTTATCTAAACCAATGTTCTGTCTATAACACTGCGGTGGAAGCGGAAGGACAGAATAAGGAAGCCGGGCACAGCGGTTCCAATTTCGGTGTCGTTTACGGATATGTGGATGCTTACAATCAGGCATGGATGGCTAAACCAGAATTTTATTTCAATGTTCCCCGGAAATTGGTCGGCCTGTGGATCTGCAACACCTCATACACTTATGGTGTCATTACTTATGGTAATCAGTTCGGTTCTACGGGGGTAGCGACTCCTCTGAAAGAGATGAAAGGGTATTTCCAAGTGAATCTGGAATGTTATGATGCGAATGGCGGTCTGATCCGCACTTACAAACGTCTTTTAGCCGATTATCGTAACGGCCAACAACAGGTTGATCCTATCACGACATGGGATTATTGGGAAATCAATGCCGAAGGGGTGCAAAGTGTGAAATTCAACTTCGAGGGTTCGGATTCGGGAGCATACGGTTTGAATACTCCGGCTTATATCTGTATTGATGATATCACCATACAATAAAAAGAATACAAGGATATCCCTTCTGTCGGGGGTATCCCTGTTATTTTTCTAAAATCCACACATCATGCATCGTTTTCACTATTTTATTATTTCTGCCTGTATGCTGTTCACCTCCTGCAACAAGGATGAAGTCATTACCGAAGAAGTAGGAGGACAACCTATAATAGAACTTGACAGCGAGACCGGTATTTACACGGTCAAGGTCGATCACGAATTGACTATCGCCCCGACATACCAGAATGTTGAAGATGCTCTTTTTGCTTGGACGATAGACGGTACGCTGGTTTCTTCGGGTCCGTCTCTTCAACGTACATGGAATGAATGCGGGGATTTTTATGTCAAACTAAGAGTAGACAATGCGGAAGGCTATGCCGAAGAGGAACTGAAAGTAGAAGTGAAAGAACTCACCCCTCCGGTCATCTCACTGGCACTACCTTCGCAGGGGCTAAAAGTCGTCCGGAATACCGATTACACATTTACTCCCGATATTCAGCATTCGGATGTCGAAGGGTTCAAAATCGAATGGGTACGGGAAGGAAAAATCGTTTCCACCGAGAATACTTATACTTTCAATGAAAAAGAACTCGGTGTTTATACGGTGACAATCAACGCTTCCAATATAGATGGGACAACAACGAAAGACGTAAGCGTAGAGGTCGTGGAAACGATGCCCTACGTTGTCAAATTCCCGACCCCGTCTTACCTGCAAACATCCACGGACAGGTACACTTTTGCCGACCGTCCTGTTTTCCTGCGTCCGTTGTTGGAGTATTTCGACAATCCCCGTTTTGAGTGGAGTGTGGACGGTCAGGTCATGGAAGGAGAAGTGGAACGCATGTTCAAGTTCACGCCGTCCGCACCCGGAGAATACACCGTCTCCTGTACTGTGTCGGAAGACACACCGACGGAAAAAATAAGCAGGAATATCGACAAAGGGAAAACGGCTGTCACTGCCACCGTAAAAGTCGTTTGTGTGGACAAAAAGGAACAAGACGGCTTCCGGGCTTCGGGAAGTTCCAAGCTCTGGAATAAAGTCTATGAATATACCCCAGCTCCCGGCCAATTTATCAACGAGACGAGCACGATAGGCGGTATGACCGGCAACGAAACATCCCCTGAAGCGGCTGTCGCATGGGCAACACAGCGTTTGAAAGACAAACTGCACGTCTCTTTAGGTTCTTTCGGGGGTTATATCATCGTCGGCTTCGACCACAGTATTCCCAATTCGGGTAACCAATATGATTTCTGTGTTCAGGGGAACGCCTTTGACGGCAGTTCCGAACCGGGTATCGTATGGGTCATGCAAGATATAAACGGAAACGGATTGCCGGATGACGAGTGGTACGAACTGAAAGGATCTGAAGCAGGCAAGGAAGAAACAATACAGAATTTTGAAGTGACCTATTACCGTCCGGAAGGCAAAAAAATGGATGTCCAATGGATCAGTTCCGACGGTAGAAACGGCTGGGTAGACTATCTGTCCGCTTATCATACACAAGACTATTATTATCCGGCTTGGATTTCGGAAAACAGTTATACCCTGACAGGCACTTGTCTGGCCGCCCGCAACACCCAAGATTCTCAAACCGGTTATTGGGATAATCAGAGTTATGACTGGGGGTACGTGGATAATTTCGGAAACGACCAGATAGAAGGCGGCAGTACGGTGGATGGAAGCGGACAAAGGAACGGTTTCAAAATTTCCAATGCCATCCATGCCGATGGAACGGAAGCCAATCTGCAATATATTGACTTTATCAAAATACAATGCGGTGTTCTGGCCAAAAGCGGCTGGCTGGGCGAAGTTTCTACGGAGGTATTTTCTTTTGAGGATCTAACCAAATAATAAAAATTACAAGTATGAAAATTTATTTTCTTCCCATGCTCCTATCCTTGTTCTTTTTGGGAGCGTGTGACAAAAACGATGAAATTATACCTGAAGATGCAGATGAAAATTTCATCACATCGGTCGTGATGACCGTGGACGGGAAATCGTACACGGCCGACATTACGGACAATACAGTAACAATAACCGTTCCCTATACGGTATCGCTGAACAACGCCGAAGTGGAATTCAAGTACACAACTTCTGCAACAATCATACCTGATCCTGAAACGGTAACGGACTGGGATAACGAACGAACCTTCCGGGTGACATCCTATAACGGAGATGCCCGCGAATATACCTATAAGGTCGTGAAAAGCGAGATAGAATCTGACGGAGATGTGGAGTTGAAGACCACCGAGGAGGTAGCTTCTTTTGCCGCAACCAAAACAACCGTTGTCAAAGGGAACCTGATTATCGGCTCTGATGCGGAAGAGGCAGAAAAAATCACTGACATATCTGCATTGGCATCTTTGAAAGAGGTTACTGGCAACATTGTCATTCGTAACAGTTACAACGGTGCAGACTTGACAGGGTTGGATAATATCGTTTCTGCCGGAGGTTTACAGGTAGGTTCGACCGATGTCGCCTCGAAAGCTACGGAACTTCACATGATTTCCATGAAAGCATTGGAAACGCTCTCCGGAGACATATCGGTATATAACGACCAAGTGACGTATGTCCTATTCGAGAAACTGGCAACTATTGAAGGAAGCGTGATGTTCAATGCGTCGTCGTTACAGAGTTTTGAGTTTCCGGTTCTGACTACTGTAGGTCAGGATCTGAATCTTCAAGGACTCAATGAAGAGAACACAGCAGCCGGTTCGATTGCGTCTTTGGAAATACCGGAACTGACAAGTGTCGGAGGGGTCTTGTCCGTAAACAATCTTGCCAAGCTGACTTCCATGAGCTTCCTTAAGCTGAAAGAGACCGGTGGCCTTGATTTCCATACCGTCCCCGTGATGTTGGAAACCATCAACCTTCCGGAAATCGAAACAGTAAACGGAAGTATTATTATGGAAGCCAATATGGAAGCTCCTCCTACCGGTAGTTTTGTTCCCCAACGAAATGACGTGCTTCAGGCTTTCGGTGGAATGGACAAACTGACAACGATAAAGGGACAGATAAAGATAAAGAATTTCACGGCACTCAAACAACTTCCCGACTGGAGCAAGATCACCACACTTGGAAGCATCACGCTGGATTATCTTGAAGATGTGAGCGGAACACTGCTGTTGCCGAACGCCCGATTTGAAACCTTCGGAGAAACAGCGCCCCAGATTGAAATTATAAACAAGGTGCAGCTCTCCAAAATTGAAACAGCCGAAGATTTGTCAAATGTAAATTTTGTCATCACCAGTCTCACGAATAATAAGTTCCCTGAAATCACGTTCAAGAATATCAAAGACTTCACTTGTAAGCCAACCACCAACAATATCGATTATACCATATCGACAATTCAACATGTATATGGAAATCTAAATGTGACAGGCCAAATGCGAAGCAATGCCAAATTTCCCGACTTGGAAATCATAGATGGATATGGATATATCCAAATACCCATGTTTGCTTCAATCACAATGCCAGTCTTGAAAGAAGTGGGAGGACAGTTCTATTTATCTGGAAATTTTACCAGTTGTAACTTGCCCTTACTATCCAAAGTTTGTTGTTCAGCTTCTCCTGTATATTATAAAGAGGGAGAGGGTTCGTTAGCAATATCTTTACAAAGTAAATCGCTGGATATTCCGGAATTGCTTCACGTAGGAGGTGAAGGGTTGTTCGTTAATAAAGCAACAGGCATTACTTGTGATAAATTACAGACTATAGATGGTACGCTACAGATAAAAAGTGCGACTTCTCTTTCTCAGGAAACACTTTCCATGGAGAAGTTGGAGACCTTGCATGGGGTTGTTTTTGACGGTTTGACGAAATTTACCGACTACACTTTCTTCGGCAAGTTTATAGAAAACGGAATGATTACGGGGGAAAGTTGGAGCGTGACGAAATGTGGGTATAACCCAACCTTCCAAAATATGAAGGACAAACAATATACGCAGCAGGATTAAACCTTATACCTTAACCAGAGTACCCGTAATGATTCGGGTACTCTTTTTTATCCGAATGACAATGAGCAGAACAATACAACGGATTTGCCTTTTTCTTTTCTGCCTGCCAGTTTTCGGCAGTTGCATGAAATGGGATTACGGAGAGATGGAAGATTTCTCTGTATCGGCCTCTGGTCTTTTCATTACCAACGAGGGGAATTTCCAGTACAGCAATGCCACGCTTTCCTACTACGATCCCGCCACGTGCGAAGTGGAGAATGAAGTGTTTTACCGTGCCAACGGGTTCAAGTTGGGCGATGTGGCCCAGTCTATGGTTATCCGGGACGGTATAGGCTGGATCGTGGTGAACAACTCGCATGTGATTTTCGCCATCGACATCAATACTTTCAAGGAAGTGGGCCGTATCACAGGTTTCACCTCACCCCGGTATATCCATTTTCTGTCGGATGAGAAAGCCTATGTGACGCAGATATGGGACTACCGTATCTTCATCATCAACCCCAAGACATACGAGATTACCGGCTATATCGAATGTCCAGACATGGACATGGAATCGGGTTCCACCGAACAAATGGTACAATACGGCAAGTACGTCTATGTGAACTGCTGGTCGTACCAGAACCGCATCCTGAAAATCGACACGGAGACGGACAAGGTCGTGGACGAACTGACCATCGGCATACAACCTACTTCGCTGGTCATGGACAAATACAACAAGATGTGGACCATCACGGATGGCGGTTACGAGGGCAGCCCATACGGTTACGAGGCACCGTCTCTCTATCGTATAGACGCCGAGACTTTCACCGTAGAGAAACAGTTCAAGTTTAAGCTGGGCGACTGGCCTTCGGAAGTCCAGCTCAACGGTACACGGGATACACTTTACTGGATCAACAACGATATTTGGCGAATGCCGGTGGAAGCCGACCGTGTTCCCGTCCGGCCTTTTCTGGAGTTTCGGGACACCAAATACTACGGCCTTACGGTCAATCCCAACAACGGGGAGGTATATGTGGCCGACGCTATTGATTACCAGCAACAAGGTATCGTGTATCGCTATTCGCCGCAAGGCAAGCTGATCGATGAATTTTACGTGGGAATCATTCCGGGAGCTTTCTGCTGGAAATAACGAGGAAGGAGGACAAAAATGAAAAGACATCTTATTCTATTGTTCGTGGGGGTAAGCCTGCCCTTTCTGCTTGCCGCCCAGCAGAAAAATTCCGTCAGCATTACCAAAAGGGTACTACGTATTCCGGAGGTTACGGTGGTGGGCAAACGACCTATGAAGGATATAGGCGTGCAACGAACCCGTTTCGATTCCATCGCCATGAAAGAGAACATCGCCTTGTCTATGGCCGATGTGCTGACATTCAACTCATCCGTTTTTGTCAAGAACTACGGACGCGCCACGTTATCCACCGTGGCTTTCCGGGGTACCTCTCCCTCGCATACCCAAGTGACGTGGAATGGTATGCGCATTAACAACCCGATGCTGGGCATGACGGATTTTTCCACCATCCCTTCTTACTTTATCGATGATGCCTCGCTGCTGCACGGAACGTCATCGGTAAACGAAACGGGCGGCGGCTTGGGTGGTCTGGTCAGGCTCTCCACTTCTCCGGCCAACCATGAAGGGTTCGGGTTGCAGTACGTGCAGGGAGTGGGGTCGTTCAGCACGTTCGACGAGTTTCTCCGCCTGACCTACGGTGACAAACACTGGCAGTCCTCCACCCGTGTGGTGTATTCCTCTTCCCCCAACGACTACAAATACCGAAACCGGGACAAGAAGGAAAACATCTATGACGAGGACAAGAACATCATCGGTTCCTATTACCCGACGGAACGCAACCGCAGCGGGGCTTATAAGGATCTGCACGTCTTGCAGGAAATTTATTATAACACGGGCGAAGGCGACAAGTTCGGGCTAAACGCCTGGTATATCAATTCCAACCGGGAACTGGCGATGCTCAGCACGGATTACGGGAACGACATGGACTTCGAGAACCGCCAAAGGGAGCAGACGTTTCGCGGCGTCCTCTCGTGGGATCGCGTGCGGGAGAAATGGAAGGTCGGTGTAAAAGGCGGCTATATACACACATGGATGGCCTATGATTACAAGCGGGACAAGGGAAACGGCGAAATGGCTTCGATGACCCGCTCACGCAGTAAGATTAACACGTTCTACGGAAGTGCGGACGGGGATTATGCTCCTTCAGAGAAATGGCTGTTCACGGCCGGTGTTTCCGTACACCAGCATTTGGTGGAAAGCGCGGACAAAAATATCATCTCGCAGGAAGGTAACAAGGCTGTTGTCGGGTATGACAAGGGACGTGTCGAGTTTTCCGGTTCCGTTTCTGCGAAATGGCGGCCTGTCGATCGTTTTGCCGCCTCGCTTGTCCTTCGCGAGGATATGTTCGGTACGGAATGGGCCCCGGTTATCCCGGCTTTCTTCATCGACGGGGTACTGTCGAAAAAAGGCAATATCGTGGCGAAAGCATCCATCTCCCGGAACTACCGTTTTCCCACGCTGAACGACCTCTATTTTCTGCCGGGCGGTAATCCCGACCTGAAAAGCGAGCACGGCTTCACATACGACGTGGGGTTGTCGTTCTCGGTGGGGAAAGAAAATGTATATGCTTTGAGCGGTGGTATCAACTGGTTCGATTCGCACATCGACGACTGGATCATCTGGCTACCCACAACCAAGGGATTCTTCTCCCCCAGAAACCTCAAAAAGGTACATGCTTACGGGGCAGAGACCAACGCCCACCTTGATATAATGCTCGGAAAGGACTGGAAACTGGATATGAACGGAACTTTCTCGTGGACTCCCTCGATCAACGAGAGCGAACCGATGAGTCCGGCAGACCAATCCGTCGGCAAACAGTTGCCATACGTGCCGGAGTTTTCCGCAACGGTGACCGGACGTCTGTCATGGCGGACATGGAGCCTGCTTTACAAATGGTGTTATTACAGCCAGCGTTATACCATGTCGAGTAATGACTATACCCTGACGGGCTATCTGCCCCCTTACTTCATGAATAACGTGACACTGGAAAAACAGCTCTCTTTCCGATGGGCCGATCTGTCGCTAAAGGGCAGCATCAACAACCTGTTCGATGAAGAATACCTTTCCGTATTGTCCCGTCCCATGCCGGGCATCAATTTCGAGATATTCATCGGCATAACACCCAAGTTCGGAAAAAACAAAAATAGTAAACGATAATCTGCATCAATATGAACGCATTAAAGAATTTAAGCCTGATTTTGTTGCTTTCTCTGGCATTTACAGGCTGCCACAACAAAAGCTCAAAAATCAATGATTTCAACCTGCTGCTTTATGCTCCCGAATATGCCTCCGGCTTCGACATCAAAGGGGCGGGCGGGAAGGAAAGTGTACTGATAACCGTCAGGAATCCCTGGCAGGGAGCGGACAGTGTAACCACATGGCTGTTTATCGTCCGCAACGGTGAAGAGGTTCCCGAAGGGTTTGCAGGACAGGTACTCAAAGGAGACGCCAAACGCATCGTGGCGATGTCTTCCACTCATATCGCCATGCTTGACGCAATCGGTGAAGTCCGGTGTATAACCGGCGTTTCGGGAATCGACTACATTTCCAACCCAGACATCCAAGCCCGCCGCGACAGTATTGGCGATGTCGGCTATGAAGGGAACATCAACTACGAGTTGCTGCTCTCGCTCGATCCCGACCTCGTTCTGCTCTATGGGGTGAACGGCGCAAGCGCAATGGAAAGCAAACTCGAAGAACTCGACATACCGTTCATGTATGTCGGCGATTATCTTGAAGAGTCGCCTCTCGGCAAGGCCGAATGGATGGTAGTGCTTTCAGAAGTCACAGGAAAACGTGAGAAGGGTGAAAAAGCCTTTGCCGCAATCCCGGTCAGATACAACGCCTTGAAAAAGAAAGTGGCCGACAGTACCCTCGGCACTCCTTCGGTTATGCTTAATGTTCCCTATGGCGACTCGTGGTTCATGCCTTCAACCCAAAGTTATGTAGCCCGCTTGATTACTGATGCGGGAGGCCGCTATATCTACCAGAAGAACACGGGAAACGCTTCTATCCCCATTGACTTAGAAGAAGCATATCTGCTCGCGTCGGATGCGGACATGTGGCTGAACGTGGGAATGGCGAACTCCCTTGACGACTTGAAGGCATCATGTCCGAAATTCACCGATACCCGATGTTTCAAAAATGGAGAGGTGTATAACAACAACGCCCGTACCAACACAGCCGGGGGTAACGACTATTACGAGTCTGCCGTCGTGAATCCTGACATCGTGCTCCGCGACCTCGTGAAGATATTCCATCCTGAACTGGTGCAGGAAGAGTGTGTGTATTACAAGCAACTGAAATAGATGCGTTCCCGTTCGACTATATTATTCTCCATATTGATTACGCTCACGGTCGGTCTTTTTTTACTGGACTTGGCCGTGGGAGCTGTCAACATTCCGATCCGCGATGTATGGGCAGCACTGACCGGGGGAAATTGTTCCCGTGCCACGGAAAAAATCGTACTCAACATACGCCTCATAAAAGCTATAGTGGCACTGTTGGCCGGGGCTGCCTTATCGGTCAGCGGTCTTCAGATGCAGACCCTCTTCCGTAATCCTCTTGCCGGTCCCTATGTCCTTGGCATCAGTTCCGGTGCAAGTCTCGGTGTGGCACTTGTGGTACTTGCCGGGATCGGTTCATCAATAGGCATTGCCGGAGCAGCGTGGGTGGGTGCGGCTGTCGTGTTGCTCGTGATAACTGCCGTCGGACAGCGAATAAAAGACATCATGGTAATCCTGATTCTGGGCATGATGTTCTCATCGGGCGTAGGTGCTGTCGTGCAGATATTGCAGTACCTCAGCAAAGAGGAATCGCTGAAAGCCTTTGTCATTTGGACGATGGGGGCTTTGGGTGACGTCACCTCCGGACAACTTCTGATTCTTGTTCCATCGGTGTTTGCCGGACTGCTGTTGGCGGTACTGACCATCAAACCGCTTAACCTCCTGCTGTTCGGAGAGGAATATGCCGTAACAATGGGACTGAATATTCGGCGTTCACGCAGCCTGTTGTTTCTCTCGACAACGCTGCTCGCCGGAACGATAACCGCTTTTTGCGGTCCGATAGGTTTCATAGGTCTCGCTATGCCTCATGTCACAAGAATGCTTTTCCAAAATAGCGATCATCATGTCCTTCTGCCCGGAACAATTCTTTCGGGAGCATCGATATTGCTTCTTTGCGACATCATTTCTAAAATATTCACCTTGCCGATCAACGCCATTACAGCTCTATTGGGAATCCCAATCGTCGTATGGGTGGTTTTACGCAACAAATCCATCACCGCATGATAGAATTACAGCATTTTTCCATAGGTTACAAAGAAAACTCGTTGCTCCACGAGGTAAATGCCACGATAAAAAAAGGTCAACTGACAGCCCTTATCGGAAGAAACGGGACAGGAAAATCGACGTTGCTCCGCGCCATAGCCGGTCTGAACCGGTGTTATTCCGGAAAAATCATTCTCGACGGGCACGACATCGCCTGCATGAAAACCGAAGATATGGCAAAAACGCTGGCTGTCGTCACGACCGAGCGCACGCGCATCGCCAACCTGCGGTGCAAGGATGTCGTAGCCATAGGCCGTGCTCCTTATACCAACTGGATAGGTAGGATGCAAGAAACAGATAAGGAGATAGTCATGCAATCGCTCATTTCGGTGGGAATGGAGGCTTATGCAAACCGCACGATGGATAAAATGTCGGATGGCGAATGCCAGCGTGTGATGATTGCTCGTGCATTGGCACAGGATACTCCTATCATTCTCCTTGATGAACCGACTTCCTTTCTTGACATGCCTAATCGCTACGAACTTGTGGCGTTGCTTCGTAGGCTTGTCCACGACGAGAAAAAATGTATCATGTTCTCGACACATGAACTTGACATCGCGTTGTCCATGTGCGATTCGATAGCATTGTTAGATACCCCGAATTTAAGTTGCTTGACCGCGTCTGAAATGCAGAAAAGCGGATACATTGACAGACTTTTCCAAAATGAAAACATCCGTTTCGACTCCTTATGCGGTACAATGATTTTGAAACAATGAGTATATACACTGTAGAAAATTTTACTTCAGACATCACTGTTGAAGGATATATCGCCGAATTCCGTGACGAACCACATTTTCTTGAACTTTGCAAACAATGTACCAATTACGGTAAAAGTTGGGGGTGTCCTCCATTTGATTTTGATACGGAATCGTTTCTCCGACAATACAAGTATGCACATCTTATGGCAACGAAGATAATCCCTGAAGACAAAGATATTCCGATTGAATATACACAAAAACTCATTTTACCGGAACGGATACGAATCGAGAGCGAATTATTGGATATGGAACGGAAATATGGAGGGCGTTCATTTGCCTATATAGGTAAATGTCTTCACTGCTCAGATAACGAGTGTACGCGTAACTGCGGCACACCATGCCGACACCCGGAAAAAGTGCGTCCGTCACTCGAAGCCTTCGGATTTGACATAGCCAAAACGCTTTCTGAACTTTTTAACATCGAACTTCTTTGGGGAAAGGATGGCAAATTACCTGAATATCTTGTTCTCGTAAGCGGATTTTTTCATAATGAATACGAACTTTGCAACATAGCATACTAATGATTCGGACATGAAATAAACAGACAAACTAACCACATTCGGTTCAATCTGTTTTGTGATTTCAAATGAATTATAGTTAGATATGTAAAAAGCGACGCTGGAGCTTGAAATAAGTAACGGTTTATCGGTGTATTCTCCGTTAAACCGTCCTGTTTTCGTTAAACGAAAACACAACTTGCTGTCCCCTAATGGGGACAACATTCTCCAATAGGAATTGTGTATCAGCCCATTGTACGGCTATTCTCCTGTGATTTTCGGGTCATTTCCATCAGGCATTTGCCGGCTGCTCTCCCCATAAAAAGGTG
This Alistipes onderdonkii DNA region includes the following protein-coding sequences:
- a CDS encoding phage integrase SAM-like domain-containing protein codes for the protein MGRITINGTQAGFSCKKEVSLALWDVKTNRAKGKSEEARTLNQELDNIKAQITRHYQYICDHDSFVTAKKVYNRYVGFSEECHTLMNLFREQLEPYKKKIGIEKAESTYCGLVADYKSLLLFMKSKKNAEDIVIEELEKSFIEDYYNWMLGTCALANSTVFGRVNTLKWLMYIAQEKGWIRVHPFASFECMPEYKRRSFLSEEELQRIIHIEPRYKRQRAMRDMFLFMCFTGLSYVDLKAITYDNIHTDSDGGTWLMGNRIKTGVAYVVKLLPIAIELIEKYRGTDEKKDSPNVSFR
- a CDS encoding DUF4465 domain-containing protein, with the translated sequence MKRKLRFLAGACLFTATALFSGCSSDDDFLMDPVDSGTSQTRAVTNSDGTLTITFDDFDPGMLAGPTSAGENLYSYQGYPQVTTIYDNTPEEYLFLSMFNTVGGSTEYSSGGIALSNWNIRSNQSGNTGDWWYSYLNQCSVYNTAVEAEGQNKEAGHSGSNFGVVYGYVDAYNQAWMAKPEFYFNVPRKLVGLWICNTSYTYGVITYGNQFGSTGVATPLKEMKGYFQVNLECYDANGGLIRTYKRLLADYRNGQQQVDPITTWDYWEINAEGVQSVKFNFEGSDSGAYGLNTPAYICIDDITIQ
- a CDS encoding PKD-like domain-containing protein; protein product: MHRFHYFIISACMLFTSCNKDEVITEEVGGQPIIELDSETGIYTVKVDHELTIAPTYQNVEDALFAWTIDGTLVSSGPSLQRTWNECGDFYVKLRVDNAEGYAEEELKVEVKELTPPVISLALPSQGLKVVRNTDYTFTPDIQHSDVEGFKIEWVREGKIVSTENTYTFNEKELGVYTVTINASNIDGTTTKDVSVEVVETMPYVVKFPTPSYLQTSTDRYTFADRPVFLRPLLEYFDNPRFEWSVDGQVMEGEVERMFKFTPSAPGEYTVSCTVSEDTPTEKISRNIDKGKTAVTATVKVVCVDKKEQDGFRASGSSKLWNKVYEYTPAPGQFINETSTIGGMTGNETSPEAAVAWATQRLKDKLHVSLGSFGGYIIVGFDHSIPNSGNQYDFCVQGNAFDGSSEPGIVWVMQDINGNGLPDDEWYELKGSEAGKEETIQNFEVTYYRPEGKKMDVQWISSDGRNGWVDYLSAYHTQDYYYPAWISENSYTLTGTCLAARNTQDSQTGYWDNQSYDWGYVDNFGNDQIEGGSTVDGSGQRNGFKISNAIHADGTEANLQYIDFIKIQCGVLAKSGWLGEVSTEVFSFEDLTK
- a CDS encoding YncE family protein produces the protein MIRVLFFIRMTMSRTIQRICLFLFCLPVFGSCMKWDYGEMEDFSVSASGLFITNEGNFQYSNATLSYYDPATCEVENEVFYRANGFKLGDVAQSMVIRDGIGWIVVNNSHVIFAIDINTFKEVGRITGFTSPRYIHFLSDEKAYVTQIWDYRIFIINPKTYEITGYIECPDMDMESGSTEQMVQYGKYVYVNCWSYQNRILKIDTETDKVVDELTIGIQPTSLVMDKYNKMWTITDGGYEGSPYGYEAPSLYRIDAETFTVEKQFKFKLGDWPSEVQLNGTRDTLYWINNDIWRMPVEADRVPVRPFLEFRDTKYYGLTVNPNNGEVYVADAIDYQQQGIVYRYSPQGKLIDEFYVGIIPGAFCWK